From Amycolatopsis sp. YIM 10, the proteins below share one genomic window:
- a CDS encoding serine/threonine-protein kinase codes for MSSADHTLPRFDLPAFAEEPVSPALVGGRYRLLSKTGAGSSAVVYRALDLVTEQDVAVKLFHAGIAGRDFLRREREFRVLADLRHPGLVEFRDSGFDLDRAYLVMRLVEGPTVAGRILCGPLSVTETARLGAGVAEALAYVHSRGITHRDLKPANILLAEDRPLLTDFGLAHRLGSSDLTASGAVVGTAAYMAPEQVRGKEVGPPADIYALGLILLECLTGYREYPGAMVESALARLSRTPEIPEFVPPALALLLTHMTAEPPDTRPTATQIATELATILGTAALTAADEATIFLPALGVADTPNPISVDDHSADALAQVSGPMQVDAPTTVLNRPGTSTTAFNQVETSAAAETKQLPVREPRRRRRKVLMSAVVPVAGVAVAGIFALNSGTPGLPATHAPANTPTPPTAPAPATPVATATLVPIGDDQHPADHPTGGSQHQGQDQATDKESKAKPTQAKPNNQPNAKKGKGRN; via the coding sequence GTGAGTTCGGCGGACCACACGTTGCCGCGGTTCGACCTGCCCGCTTTCGCCGAGGAGCCGGTGAGCCCGGCCCTGGTGGGCGGGCGGTACCGCCTGTTGTCGAAGACCGGGGCGGGCAGCAGCGCGGTGGTGTACCGCGCGCTGGACCTGGTGACCGAGCAGGACGTGGCGGTGAAGCTGTTCCACGCGGGGATCGCGGGGCGTGACTTCCTGCGCCGGGAGCGGGAGTTCCGGGTGCTGGCCGATCTGCGGCACCCCGGGCTGGTCGAGTTCCGCGACTCGGGCTTCGACCTCGACCGGGCGTACCTGGTGATGCGCCTGGTCGAAGGCCCGACGGTGGCGGGGCGCATCCTGTGCGGTCCGCTGTCGGTGACGGAGACGGCGCGCCTCGGGGCCGGGGTGGCGGAAGCGCTGGCCTACGTGCATTCGCGCGGGATCACCCACCGCGACCTGAAGCCGGCGAACATCCTGCTCGCCGAAGACCGCCCCTTGCTTACCGACTTCGGTCTCGCGCACCGCCTGGGCAGCAGTGACCTCACGGCGAGCGGCGCCGTCGTCGGCACCGCGGCGTACATGGCGCCGGAGCAGGTGCGGGGCAAGGAAGTGGGCCCGCCGGCGGACATCTACGCACTGGGCCTGATCCTGCTGGAATGCCTGACGGGTTATCGCGAGTACCCGGGCGCGATGGTGGAGTCCGCGCTGGCCAGGCTGAGCCGGACGCCGGAGATCCCGGAGTTCGTGCCGCCCGCGCTGGCCCTGCTGCTGACCCACATGACCGCGGAGCCGCCCGACACCCGGCCCACGGCCACGCAGATCGCCACCGAACTGGCCACCATCCTGGGGACGGCCGCGCTCACCGCCGCCGATGAGGCGACGATCTTCCTGCCCGCCCTCGGTGTGGCAGACACCCCGAACCCGATCAGCGTCGACGACCACTCCGCGGATGCGCTCGCGCAGGTCAGCGGCCCGATGCAGGTGGATGCCCCCACCACGGTGTTGAACCGGCCAGGGACATCGACCACCGCGTTCAACCAGGTGGAGACCTCCGCCGCGGCGGAGACCAAGCAGTTGCCGGTGCGTGAACCACGCAGGCGGCGGAGAAAGGTGCTGATGTCGGCGGTCGTGCCCGTCGCCGGTGTGGCGGTCGCGGGCATTTTCGCACTGAACTCCGGTACCCCAGGGCTCCCGGCCACGCACGCTCCGGCCAACACCCCGACCCCACCCACAGCCCCCGCGCCGGCCACCCCCGTCGCCACGGCCACCCTCGTGCCCATCGGCGACGACCAGCACCCCGCCGACCACCCCACCGGTGGCTCACAGCACCAGGGTCAGGACCAGGCCACGGACAAGGAATCCAAAGCCAAGCCGACCCAGGCCAAGCCGAACAACCAGCCCAACGCGAAGAAGGGCAAAGGCCGCAACTGA
- a CDS encoding asparaginase, translating into MRHHVPLLHVLRDGMVESVHFGSVVVLGPDGEVRFATGDVESPGYPRSAAKPLQAVAMTRLGLDLPDDLRALVAASHSGEDFHLAGVRRILGDAGCTGADLRNPVDLPYDPLVRDAWLAAGRPASKLSHNCSGKHAAMLAVSRDHGWSTKDYLRPDHPLQREIAKVVTELAGEPIAKVAADGCGAPLFSISLLGLTRAIGRIAAAEPETAEGVVAHAIRRHPEMVAGTRRDVTRLMRSVPGLIAKDGFEGVQVAALPDGSALGVKIADGGDRARLPVTLAALGVLGVETGLDGDPALRVTGDLALAPVG; encoded by the coding sequence GTGAGACACCACGTTCCCCTGCTCCACGTCCTGCGCGACGGCATGGTCGAGAGCGTCCACTTCGGCTCGGTGGTGGTGCTCGGCCCGGACGGCGAGGTGCGCTTCGCCACCGGTGACGTGGAGTCCCCCGGCTACCCGCGCTCGGCGGCGAAACCGCTGCAGGCGGTGGCGATGACCCGGCTCGGCCTCGACCTGCCGGATGATCTCCGCGCGCTGGTCGCGGCCAGCCACTCCGGCGAGGACTTCCACCTCGCCGGGGTCCGCCGCATCCTCGGCGATGCCGGGTGCACCGGGGCGGATCTGCGCAACCCGGTCGACCTGCCGTACGACCCGCTGGTCCGGGACGCCTGGCTGGCCGCCGGGCGCCCGGCCAGCAAGCTCTCGCACAACTGCTCCGGCAAGCACGCCGCGATGCTCGCGGTCAGCCGCGACCACGGCTGGTCCACAAAGGACTACCTGCGCCCCGACCACCCGCTGCAGCGTGAAATCGCGAAGGTGGTCACCGAACTGGCCGGTGAGCCGATCGCGAAGGTGGCCGCCGACGGCTGCGGCGCGCCGCTGTTCTCGATCTCGCTGCTCGGGCTGACCAGGGCGATCGGGCGCATCGCGGCCGCCGAGCCGGAGACCGCGGAGGGCGTGGTGGCGCACGCGATCCGGCGGCACCCGGAGATGGTGGCCGGGACCAGGCGGGACGTGACCAGGCTGATGCGCTCGGTGCCCGGCCTGATCGCGAAGGACGGTTTCGAGGGCGTGCAGGTGGCGGCTCTGCCGGACGGGTCGGCGCTGGGCGTCAAGATCGCCGACGGTGGTGACCGCGCCCGGCTGCCGGTCACCCTGGCCGCACTGGGCGTGCTCGGGGTGGAGACCGGCCTGGACGGTGACCCGGCACTGCGCGTCACCGGAGACCTGGCGCTGGCTCCCGTCGGCTGA
- a CDS encoding amino acid permease, whose protein sequence is MTDQILQPAKASAEPVDAGDAGYSKALKPRHISMIAIGGAIGTGLFLGAGGRLAQAGPALAIAYAICGLFAFFVVRALGELILHRPSSGAFVSYAREFMGEKGAFVAGWMYFLNWATTGIADITAIALYAHFWSFFTPIPQWVLALIALAVVLVLNLVSVKLFGEMEFWFAIIKVAALVIFMVIGIVLLVTGDPINGTSPSIGLLGSEGGFLPNGLLPLVLVIQGIVFAYASVELVGVTAGETAEPAKIMPKAINSIMWRIGVFYVGSVVLLAMLMPWSSYSKGQSPFVTVLSNIGIPAAGDVMNLVVLTAAMSSLNSGLYSTGRILRSMAVAGSAPKFTGVMNRNHVPYGGILLTAAVCVLGVGLNYVVPADAFEIVLNFAAIGILSTWGIIMLSHLLFWRKTKAGHLQRPSFRLPGSPVTEIVTLAFLASVVVLMWFDELGRLTLLSLPAILIALVIGWFVVRKRVDTNKALNEGGL, encoded by the coding sequence GTGACGGACCAGATCCTGCAGCCCGCCAAGGCGTCGGCCGAACCGGTCGACGCCGGGGACGCCGGCTACAGCAAGGCGCTCAAGCCGCGGCACATCAGCATGATCGCCATCGGCGGCGCCATCGGCACCGGCCTGTTCCTCGGCGCGGGCGGCAGACTCGCCCAGGCCGGTCCGGCGCTGGCCATCGCCTACGCGATCTGCGGCCTGTTCGCCTTCTTCGTGGTGCGCGCGCTCGGCGAGCTGATCCTGCACCGCCCCTCCTCCGGCGCGTTCGTCTCCTACGCCCGCGAGTTCATGGGCGAGAAGGGCGCCTTCGTCGCCGGGTGGATGTACTTCCTCAACTGGGCCACCACCGGCATCGCCGACATCACCGCGATCGCGCTGTACGCGCACTTCTGGAGCTTCTTCACGCCGATCCCGCAGTGGGTGCTGGCGCTGATCGCGCTGGCCGTGGTGCTGGTGCTGAACCTGGTCTCGGTGAAGCTGTTCGGCGAGATGGAGTTCTGGTTCGCCATCATCAAGGTGGCCGCGCTGGTCATCTTCATGGTGATCGGCATCGTCCTGCTGGTCACCGGCGACCCGATCAACGGCACCTCCCCCAGCATCGGCCTGCTCGGCAGCGAGGGCGGTTTCCTGCCCAACGGCCTGCTCCCGCTGGTGCTGGTGATCCAGGGCATCGTGTTCGCCTACGCCTCGGTCGAGCTGGTCGGCGTCACCGCCGGTGAGACCGCCGAGCCGGCGAAGATCATGCCGAAGGCGATCAACTCGATCATGTGGCGGATCGGCGTCTTCTACGTCGGCTCGGTGGTGCTGCTGGCGATGCTGATGCCGTGGAGTTCCTACTCCAAGGGGCAGAGCCCGTTCGTCACCGTGCTGTCGAACATCGGCATCCCGGCCGCGGGTGACGTGATGAACCTGGTGGTGCTGACCGCGGCGATGTCCAGCCTGAACTCCGGGCTGTACTCCACCGGCCGCATCCTGCGCTCGATGGCGGTGGCCGGTTCGGCGCCGAAGTTCACCGGCGTGATGAACCGCAACCACGTGCCCTACGGCGGCATCCTGCTCACCGCGGCGGTCTGCGTGCTCGGCGTCGGCCTCAACTACGTGGTGCCCGCGGACGCGTTCGAGATCGTGCTGAACTTCGCCGCCATCGGCATTCTCTCCACCTGGGGCATCATCATGCTGTCCCACCTGCTGTTCTGGCGGAAGACGAAGGCGGGCCACCTGCAGCGGCCGTCGTTCCGGCTGCCGGGCTCCCCGGTCACCGAGATCGTCACCCTGGCCTTCCTGGCCAGCGTGGTGGTGCTGATGTGGTTCGACGAGCTGGGCAGGCTGACCCTGCTTTCGCTCCCGGCGATCCTGATCGCGCTGGTGATCGGCTGGTTCGTGGTCCGCAAGCGGGTAGACACCAACAAGGCGCTGAACGAGGGCGGGCTGTGA